The stretch of DNA AGAAAAAGGACTGTAAGACTAACATCCAAGATTCTTACTCGGCCAGTGAAAATACAAATTCCCTCCCCTGATACTCAAGAGTTACCTGTTTTCCCTCTACTTTAACCAATTTCACACCTTCTTGCAATGGTTTTTGAGAAGTAAGAATGCGAATATTCCCGTCAATTTCTACAATAATAGCCTTCCCCTGTGGAGAAACAACCATCCCTTTCACAGTTACCTGGACAGATTGTTCCTCTGGAAGTGGTTCGAGTTCGACTTCTGGAATCTTTTTCTCTGTTGATGAATCCGGCTCTTCCACGGCAATGATGAACTCTTCTACTGAGGAAATCCCCCTTTTCGCCAGGAAAATATCGCGAAAAGACCGTAACTCCTGGTCAGAATACGCTGGAAGAAAGAAATTTTGCACTGGTTCATTCTGAGGTGGAGAAAGGTTGGACTTCGGTACCACAATGATGGGGGGCAAAACGGGCGCAGAGGACGGATTTCGCAGCCCCATTCCCATGAAATCATAACTGAGAAAAACCATCACACCGAATCCTACGGCCAAGAGAAGAACCGCATAACTTTCTTTTCCCCTCACGGTGTCCCCTCCTTAGTCTGGATCTCCGGTAAAGGTAAACTCAAAAGGTACGTCACCAACTGAGCGTTCACCAGGAATCCTTCCTGTTCTCTGCGAAAATTGAAACTTTTGACCTGAACAAGGCGTGGTGACTGACGAAGACAATTTAAAAAGAGCAAAAAGTCGAGAAAAGAGGTACGCAAAGAAACCTGCAACGGAAACTCCATATAATCGCTTCCCGATTGCATTCCCTGGGGCACAAGAGAAAGGAGTTCCACGTTCGAGAGGAACGAAGCGTCCTCAATGGTCAAAAGGAGGTTGGGAATTTCTTTCTCATTAGGAATCCGTTCTTCCAAGATCTGGGCCATGTCTTTCAAGCTTTCTAACCTAGTTTCGAGTACTTCAAGTTGCTGGACCCTTTTTTGCAGGACCATAATTTCCTGCTGCAGGCGGTCTCTTTCCTGCAACAGCATATCAACTTTGTGCAAAACCGGCGTGATTACAAAAAAAAGAAAAAGAATCAAAGCACCAACCCACGAAAGAAGGTACAGCGACCAGTTCTTTTCAAAATTCATAGTTTTTTCAGCTCCAGAGAAAGGTCAAAGTTGTACATTACTCCATCCGGAGTGAGATTGAGGGAGCGGAAGTCCGCCGAGGAAAAAATGTCCGGATAACGAGAAATCATTTCAATAAACCGTGCAACACTGAAAATACTCTGTGCTTTACCCTTACAGTCAATTTTATTGGAGTCGAAACTGGCTTCCTCAAGATAGAGATCCGGAGGCATACTCCTTCCGAGGATAGCCAGAATCTTTAGCCAATCCGGTTCCTTGACGACCAGAGACTTGAGGACCTCAACCCTTTTTTCAATTCGATTGATTTCCTCCTGAACCACTTTGAATCTTTTTTCCCTTTCTCTGAGCTGTCCCAATTCAGCTTCAAGAATTGTATTTTGGCTAATAAGAGAATTGACTTCCAGCCAGGTAGTAAGGTACGTATAAACATAAAATGTGGTAAAACTCAGAAGTAAAGTCAGAAAAAATAATCGCACCCAGTTTGGGGCGCGTCTCACCACGTACTTCTTGGGCAGGAGATTAATTTTTACTGGGTAACTCACCTTCAGTTCCATAAACTCACTCCTACTGCGGTTAAAAATCTCCCACTGAGAACCTTTTCCTTACCCAGTAAAAGAGGTTTGACCTCCTGACAATCAAGCGCCACGTTTTGCAGGATTTCTTTTCTCAATGGATAAAGCGAAGCACCACCACCTGTAAGCAGGCACTTGCCGCTTGTGGTATCCAGTTTGAATTCACTCTGAAAAAAGGCGATAGAGCGACGCAATTCCACAATCAAATCCTGGCTGACATCTTGCACAGCCTCTTCCAACTGGTATGGAATGTCCACTTCGTTCTTCCCCCGGTTCATGACTTCCATGATTTCCACTGGGAGTAGATTGAACTTCTCACGTAATGCATTCCACACCCTTTTCAATCCCCAGCTAAAATACCGAGAAAAAACCAGCTTTCCTCCTGAAAAGTAGGTGATCATGCTTTTCTGAAATCCAACGTCCAGAATAACGAAAGAAATCTGCAATAAACCCTCTTCCATACTCAGAACGCCACGAAGAAGACTCAGGGACTGGGGTTCCATCGCTTCTACTTTGATTCCAGCCTTCAAAAAGGATTCGACACAAGCATTTACGGCAATCGCCGGAAAGGCAGAAAAAAGAATTTCTAATCCCCGTTCGTCTTTTTTGAGAATCTGCCAGCCAACCTGAAGATTGTCTTCACCGACAATGATTGAACTGGCTTCCCATCGAATGGCGTTTTCCAATTCTGCTTCAGACATTTCAGGCAAAGTAATTGTCTGAAGCACCATCTGAGGATGGTAAAACGCAAGAGCAATTTCACGGGGAAGGCGATGTCTTCGCCAGAATAGACGAAGATTTTCAGTCAGGAGATTCTTGCTCTTGATTTCCCCCTCCGAGAACACTTCTCCTGGGAGTGCTAACTCCCCGACTCGAAGAACCTCAAACCGCCCCTCCTTTTTCTTCTGTGATAGGCAGTACTTCAAAGAGTAATCGCCTAAATCCACTCCTAACACTTTTTTACCTCGCATATGGCTTAACGAAGGGATTTTCAACCCACAACAGTTCGATTACTCCTTCCTTCCACCGAAATCGTGCCTCTAGGAGCAGAACCCCTTCTCTTCTGACGGTTATTGTATCACCAGTTATGGTAACCGTATAGGAGGGCATAAAAGAAGACACCAAATTCTCCTGCATGAAACCCGGTCCTCTTTCTTCTAAGAGGCTCACCGTTTCCCAGAGAACCCCTTCTATCTCGTACTCTTTTTTCACTTCTCCCACGTAAGCCTGCATAAACTGACTATGGGAACGCATCCACACTCCAAGGATAGCCGAAAGGACACAAGATAAAGCCATCAGCATCAGAATGGAAAGCTCCAAAAAACCTTTCCTACCGCTTCCAGAAGTGGGGTCCCACCAGAAGCACAAGTTCTTCATGCTTCTTTCCAAACGAAAAAGGAACAGAAATTTTCAAAATTTCGTTATTCTGAGAGAATTTTTCTACCCGGAACCCGGCTTCCTGATCGCACCACTCTGCGATCGGATTCGCCGCACCTTTATTCAGGACTACCAGAGTCTCGTTTACCTGATAAATTACAATACCATTATTAGGGAAGTTCAATTTGAGCTTTTTCCCTTCAAGCAAAAGCTCTGCAGAAGAACTGTATCGCGAGAACTGAAAAAGGGTATATCCAGTTACCATCAATGTCTCTGAGAGCTCTATCCGAGCAATCATGCGTTCATACATCATAAGATACTGTGGTAGCGACGTGAAAACAAGCATTGCAGCCAATAATGCCATATTTCCTCCAAGAAGGCTTTCCAAGATGGTGAATCCCCTATTTTTTTCGGAGCGTCTGCAAAGAGATAATTTCCTCATTCCCCTTTTTCACCATCACCTTGAGCCTATAGAGAGAAGAAGAAAATTCCTCAATCTGGGTAAAGACATAAAACCCCCCTTCTGCTTCCTCTCCAAAACCAACCGAAAGGTCATCTTGTAATTTTAAGCTTTCCATGGTATTGATAGCCACATTAAGAGCTCCCATGAGAATTTCGCTTCTTCTTTCCAGCCGGTTGATCATCTGTAGTTGAAAATACACAAGAGAAGCAAACATTATGGCTAAACAAACCGAAACTATGGCCTGAATAAGGGTAAAGCCTTCCTCATAACGGTGGTTTTTCACTGAATCGTACCCTTCCAGTAACTGGAGTAACGATGATATACCGCTTCTCCACTTTCCACCTTATAGTAACCGTACCTCCAACGGAGGGAACCCCGGTAGGGTAGAAAAAGAGGGTATTGGAAGGAAAATTGGTAGCATAGAGCGTCACTTCTCTGGGAAAATTGATGACTTCGGTTTTTCCACTTTTTCCTTTGTAAAGCAGCCGGTTACCAGAGGTGTCAAAAAAAAGGCGAACGTTCTTCCCACTTTGGATGGATTCAATCTTTGCTTGGCGG from Atribacterota bacterium encodes:
- a CDS encoding type II secretion system protein, with amino-acid sequence MKNHRYEEGFTLIQAIVSVCLAIMFASLVYFQLQMINRLERRSEILMGALNVAINTMESLKLQDDLSVGFGEEAEGGFYVFTQIEEFSSSLYRLKVMVKKGNEEIISLQTLRKK
- the pilO gene encoding type 4a pilus biogenesis protein PilO, which codes for MNFEKNWSLYLLSWVGALILFLFFVITPVLHKVDMLLQERDRLQQEIMVLQKRVQQLEVLETRLESLKDMAQILEERIPNEKEIPNLLLTIEDASFLSNVELLSLVPQGMQSGSDYMEFPLQVSLRTSFLDFLLFLNCLRQSPRLVQVKSFNFRREQEGFLVNAQLVTYLLSLPLPEIQTKEGTP
- a CDS encoding PilN domain-containing protein; amino-acid sequence: MELKVSYPVKINLLPKKYVVRRAPNWVRLFFLTLLLSFTTFYVYTYLTTWLEVNSLISQNTILEAELGQLREREKRFKVVQEEINRIEKRVEVLKSLVVKEPDWLKILAILGRSMPPDLYLEEASFDSNKIDCKGKAQSIFSVARFIEMISRYPDIFSSADFRSLNLTPDGVMYNFDLSLELKKL
- a CDS encoding GspH/FimT family protein produces the protein MSSRKGGSVAFSEFRCEGFIAVEVLLVVFMVVFVEVIPLFSIVQTRNAYLLKLVGWQLVTKIRQAKIESIQSGKNVRLFFDTSGNRLLYKGKSGKTEVINFPREVTLYATNFPSNTLFFYPTGVPSVGGTVTIRWKVEKRYIIVTPVTGRVRFSEKPPL
- the pilM gene encoding pilus assembly protein PilM, translated to MLGVDLGDYSLKYCLSQKKKEGRFEVLRVGELALPGEVFSEGEIKSKNLLTENLRLFWRRHRLPREIALAFYHPQMVLQTITLPEMSEAELENAIRWEASSIIVGEDNLQVGWQILKKDERGLEILFSAFPAIAVNACVESFLKAGIKVEAMEPQSLSLLRGVLSMEEGLLQISFVILDVGFQKSMITYFSGGKLVFSRYFSWGLKRVWNALREKFNLLPVEIMEVMNRGKNEVDIPYQLEEAVQDVSQDLIVELRRSIAFFQSEFKLDTTSGKCLLTGGGASLYPLRKEILQNVALDCQEVKPLLLGKEKVLSGRFLTAVGVSLWN